TACACAAGCTGATGAAAAGGTAAACAATGCAATCGCCCTCAGTCAAAATGAGTTACTGACTAAAATTGCTGATAATCAAAAACGGATTGCAGAAATTGACAGTCAATTAACTAAAGCAATTGTTGACAATGAGCAGCAAATTGCCCAAATTGATAGTCAAATCAGCAAAACCCAGCAAAATCTACGTTATCAAGAACTCAAAGCCCCGGTTTCAGGTACAGTATTCGATTTACAAGCCCGTAACCCTGGTTATGTAACTAACTCTTCAGCGCCAATTCTCAAAATAGTTCCCAATCAATCCCTTGTTGCCAAAGTCTTTATTACCAACCGCGATATCGGCTTTGTCAAAGAAGGCATGAATGTTGATGTCAGAATTGATTCCTTTCCTTACAGTGAATTTGGGGATGTCAAAGGTAAACTAGTCTGGGTTGGTTCTGATGCCCTACCTCCTGACAATATTTATCCGTTCTACAGATTTCCCGCCAAAGTCGTTCTTGAACGTCAGTATTTAATGATTAGCGATCGCCAAGTTAATCTGCAATCAGGGATGTCAGTAAGTACCAATATCAAACTTCGCAAACGCAACGTTGCTAGTATTTTTACTGACCTGTTTACAAAGAAAATGGAAAGTTTGAAGTTTGTTAGGTAGGGTAAAAGTAATTGCTATAAAGGATATTCACCGGATGGGATGATCGGAGACTTTATTCATTAAAACAACCGGAAAACCCCACCAACAAACAACAATCAACAATCAACCAACAACTAACTACTAACAACCAATTGTTGTTTTTCAGGTAACTGAGTATACTCAGCAACAATTTTGCGGAATTGCTCTCCTTCTATAGTCTCTTGTTCTACTAACAAGTCCACAAGACGGTCTACCAGCGCTCGGTTTTCACGGATAATTTTCCGGGCTTGTTGGTAACAAGAAATAGCCATCTCCCGTACTTGTCTATCAATCTTGGTAGCCATCTCTTCTGAATATTCGTTGCGGTTGACCCAATCTCTACCCAAGAATACATCACTATTTTGAGTTTCCAAAGCTACTAGTCCCAAGTCAGACATACCATACATAGTCACCATCTTTCGGGCTAAGTTAGTAACCATTTTTAAATCGTTACTAGCACCACCTGTAACTTCAGACTCTCCAAATACTTCTGCTTCTGCGGCTTTACCTCCCAGTGTCATAGTAATGTTGTCTTGTATCCAAGCACGAGTGTAAAGACCGCTATCTATCATCTCTTCATTAAGAATTTGCTGCGAGAAACCACCTACTCCGCCAGAACGGGGAATAATTGTGACTTTATTTAAGGGATCGGCATGAGGCAAAAGTGTAGCCAACAGAGCATGTCCCACCTCGTGATAGGCAATCAATCGCTTTTTGTTGCTATCTAACAATGGGTTGAGAGTTAATCCAATTGTCAGCCTATCAATAGCATCATCAATTTCTATCTGTGTTATAGAATCTTTGCGTCTGCGTGCTGTCAAAATTGCTGCTTCATTTAGCAAGTTAGCTAAATCTGCTCCTGTAAAACCAGGGGTGCGGCGTGCAACCACTTCTAAGGAAACTGCCGGATCAACTTTTTTGTTGCGAGCATGAACTTTTAAAATTTCCAAACGCCCTTTGCGATCTGGTGCATCAACAATTACCTGGCGGTCAAATCTTCCGGGTCTGAGTAATGCTGCATCCAAAACATCTGGACGGTTAGTGGCAGCAATAATAATAATACCAGTGTTACCTTCAAAACCATCCATCTCTGTCAGTAGTTGGTTGAGGGTTTGTTCCCGTTCGTCGTTACCACCACCAATACCAGCACCGCGTTGTCTACCAACGGCATCAATTTCATCGATAAATATTAAACAAGGGGCGTTATCTTTGGCTTTTTTGAATAAGTCACGGACACGGGATGCACCCACACCGACAAACATTTCCACAAATTCTGAACCGGAAATGCTAAAGAAGGGAACGGCTGCTTCCCCAGCAATGGCTTTTGCTAATAAGGTTTTACCAGTACCCGGAGGCCCTACTAACAGCACTCCTTTGGGAATACGTGCGCCAACAGCAGTAAATTTTTCTGGTTGTTTGAGGAAGGTAACAACTTCTTGGAGTTCTTCTTTGGCTTCTTCAATACCAGCGACATCATCGAATTTAATACCAGTTTTAGCCTCCATTTGAAAGCGAGCCCTGGATTTACCAAAGTTCATGGCTTGGCTTGAAGCATTCGTAGAGCGGCGTAGGAACAATAACATTAAAGCAACCAGTGGCAAAATCCACATGAGGTTGAGCAAAAGACCAACAGCAGCTCTACTGTTAGCAGAGGAAACTTCGTCAAACTCAACTCTTTTTGCTTTAAGTTGGGCAATTAACTCTGGGTTTTGATCCAAAAGCTTTACACGCAGAGGTTGGGCATTTTCTGTCCCCTTTAAATACACATCTGCTACCTTTTCGGTTTCATCCAAATCTACCCTGGCGACTTCTCCATTTTCAATTTTTTGGAGCAGTTTACCATAGGTAAGAGTGTTGTTGTCCTGCTGCTGTTCTGCTTTTTGTGCCAAGGCAGGAGGAGTACCCTCCACAAATCCTGGCAAAATCATTAAACCAGCTACCAACGCCCCTGCTAAAGCTGTACGTTTTGTCGGTCGCTGTTTTTTGGACACCTTTTTCTCAAAACTTCTCATAAGAATTACCCTTTATCCGCTGCCACGAACTGAGCGCTGGTTTTGTATGGCTTTATTTTTAGAAAGAGTAGAAATAACCTTTTCTCACTCTAGTGTAGCTCTGACAAAAACTCATTCCCAAGTTTTTCTACTCATACTTGTAAACGTGAAATACTAACCACTAGTTCCAGGGCAAGCATCGCCCATAATGTTTGCAGCATCTTAATTTTACTTTGCTCAAGAGTAATTAACTTACTATTTAAAGCTTTTTCCAATTGGAGCCAGAGATAAAAGTAACTTTTTTGACCAAAAAACTAGCTGATAAGAAATTATTAATTATTTGATCAGAAAAAATTGCCTGCAACCGGAATTTGACAAGCCAAATTATATATAGTTAAGATATACTCATAGTCGTAATGATTCCGTTTTTCAAGATATATCTTCAGGTAGTTTAGCTAACCTCTGAAGGGGTGTAGGAGTGTATGGGTGAGGGGAGTGTGGGGAGTAGTGAACAACTAATTTTGGTAGATGCAGTTCATGATCACTGCTGATTGACGTTAATTAGTAGCTGGATAATTATTATGGTAAAAATAGTAGGCATTGGTGGCAGTTTAAGGGCAGACTCCTACAGTCAAATAGCCTTACGTTTGGCAGCCCAACGGGTAGAAGCTTTAGGTGCAGAAGTGGAAATACTGGATTTACGGGAAATGCAGTTGCCGTTTTGTAACGGGGAACAGGAGTATCCAGATTATCCAGATGTGCAAAAGTTGCAATATGCTGTGAGTCGTGCTGATGGGTTAATTTTGGCGACACCAGAATATCATGGCAGTATCAGTGGTGTTTTAAAAAATGCCTTGGATTTGATGAGTTTTGAGCAATTGTCTGGTAAGGTAACAGGATTAATTAGTGTATTGGGGGGACAACCTAACAGCAACGCCTTGAATGATTTGAGAATCATTATGCGCTGGGTACACGGCTGGGTGATTCCCGAACAAATTGCTATTGGACAAGCGTGGAAAGCTTTCAGTCCTGAAGGGAAGTTGTTGGATGAAAAGCTTGCTCAAAGATTTGATCAGTTTGCTCAGAGTTTGGTGGATAATACCCGCAAGCTCCGAGAAGTTGATTAGTAAGAAACCACATAGGTTGGGTTTCTCAACCTAACCTATCTTTTATGATCCAATTACATAGATATTGACTTTCGAGAAAAGGTAATTTTATCCACTGCAACCTTTGACATAGGTATCACCTCTCCAGTTTCTATATCTACTGAAAAAAGAGAATTAGTTCCTTCATGTTTAGGATCAGCAAGTGCATAAACTTCTCCTGATGGAGAAAAGGTAAGGCTTAGTAAATCATTTCGCAAAGGCTGTTCCTCGAACATCAATGGCGATAAGGTGACAATGTTTCCCTTACCACTAAGCATAGACCTGTTATCCAGGTCTAGCTGTACCAATCTTGTAATACCTTCCCTACCAAGAGTGGTAGCATAGATTCTTCCATCCGGGCTGAGAGCTAGATTACTGAATCGTCTATCTGGTAATAGTTCTGGTAAAGATAAATCAGAACCAGAAGAAACTTTGCCATTTTCTGGATTAATTATTACCATTTCAAAAGGAGGTGTACCTCCATTTAGACTTGCTATACCGATCAGTTTGTCGTCTTTCGTAGCCAGCAGATTTTCAATTGTACAATTGGATTTTTTAAATCCTGAAATTTTTTTAGATTTAGAAGATTGATTATCAAGAAATAGCAGTTTACTATAATTTCCCTGTTTAGTTAATGCTGTAGTGACAATCACAAACGTACCATTTGATAGGGCAGTCAAACCAGTTATTCGCTCATTCGGTTCAGTGTATAAAGCCAAGCTAGCTGTCTCAGCTTTGATATCAGTGTTATCTACTTTTGTAGGGAGAATCTCTTTAAAGGTTTTAGTTATAATTTGGCTAGGCAAAGCCTGCCTACCAGTTGGTAAGTCTAAAGATACTAAGGAAATTGCTGGGGTAGTATTGGCGAAGTCAGTAGAGATTGTTTGACTGAGACTTTGCTTCTTATTAAATTTTGCTCCGATGAGCGAGGATGATCCATTTGCCAATGTCTTACCTCCAAATTTGGCGATCGCTATTCATAGCGCCAACTGACCAAATTGTTGACATTTTAATTTTCAGATCATAGATTGGCAAACTTAGTATATGTTGGTTTGACGGCAAGCAATATTAATCTTTGCAAAATTGTGAAAGCGTACGGAAGTGCATAAGGTAGCAAATAAATGTATTGATGCTAATTGTTATCACCCAATTGTGCTAGGTATGGGAATTATGAAATGAGGACTTTAGTCCTCACTACGAACCTGTCTCATTCACAACGTTGCAACTGTGCTAATGACACAACTATTTCATCCATTGCTTTACGTACAATGCTGGCAGGTTGTTCGGTTTGATTGACGATAATACTAAAAACCAAAGGCCTGTACTTGGGTGGATTTATGTAGCCGGAAAGGGAAATCGCACCAGTTAGAGTTCCGGTTTTTGCTTGGACAATTCCTGCTGCTGGTGTATTGTGAAAGCGGTTTTTTAAAGTGCCACTTACACCTGCTACAGGTAGAGAAGCACGAAAAACAGCTGCTTGCGGTAATTTGGCCATTGCTTGCAAAGTTTGTACCAATGCTTCTGGACTAATTAAGTTTTTACGAGACAAGCCAGAACCATCTACCAAAGCATAACTAGAAGAATCAACTTCCATCTGAGTTAAAGTTGTTTTCAAAACTTCCAACGCTGCATCTGCTGTAGCTTGATTGGGAAGTGGGGGTTTTTTGATTGCTAATGCTCTTAATAATGCTTCAGCATAAAGATTATTACTATTCTGGTTTGTTTCTATTAACAATTGAGATAAAGGTGGGGAAAGTACGGCTGCTACTTCCTGTTGATTATTCGCATAAATTCCTACTGATGTCCGTCCCAAGGTGATTTTTTCGGCTGCTAAAGCACTGCGAAAACGTCGCAAAAAGTAATAATTGGGGTCAACTACTGGCAAAGTCACTAGATAAGGTTGAGAATTTGCAGCAACTTGTCCTTGAATTCGCAACACGTTTCCTGATAATTCCCGGGTAACGTTTATGGAGGTTGGTTGATTTTGTGCAGTTGTCACGGATTGATTAATTACCCGCCACTGTTTGGCTTCGTTAGCATCCGTCCACGAGATGAGTGCAGGTTTGCCTAAGGTTTGTGGTAGCAGGTTGAAGCTAAAAGTGTTTTGATTGAGAATGACACTGCTAACTGGTGCGCCGTAGTCTGAGTATATGTCTTCCCATTGCCAGCTGGAGGGAACAAGATCACCTCGAATTTGGCGATCGTCTATAACTAAGTGCTGAATTTGGGTAATACCTTTTTGTTTTAATTGCTTTGCCAATAATCTTAATTGGGCATCAGTGAGACTAGGATCTCCTCTACCCACAACATATAAGAAATTATTGCTACCTCTATATATAGATGTGCGAAAGCGATAATTTTCACCCAGTTGTTCCAATGCTGCTGCGGTGGTTAGGAGCTTGGTGTTGGAAGCAGGGGTAAAATATTTCTGGGCATCTTGACTATAGAGTGTTTGGTTGGAACCAAGATTTTGAACTAAAATTCCCCAGCGTACACGATTGAAGAGGGGACGATTAGTGACAGCATCGATAGTGGTTTTTAGCTGGGCTGGGCAAAGTGGTGCTGTTGGCGTGGGTGTTTGTGCTTTTGCTAGTTGCTGGTTGATACCGATGTGGATACTAAAAAATAATAGTAGAAAAATACAAGAAGACTTTTGAGGCATTATTCTGAATTTGGGCAATTTTGATTTCTGAGAAAAACTATAGCGGTTTGCAGTTGGGTGTGGGGAGAGAAACGAACACAGATGCACACCGATGAACACAGATGAATACAGATAAAGCTTTACTTGTGTTAGTCAAGAGTCTTTGTTAAGAAAAAGTTTAGGACTTATACAAAAAACTTCTCAAACTCTTATTTCTCTGTGTCCTTTGCGTTCTCTGTGGTTCGTTTTTCCGGTAAGTATTAAATAAAAGAATAGAGAAACACCTTTTACCTTTACCCTTTTCCCCTTAACTGAATCATATTTAGGAGAAGTGCTATATTTGTTGATGCAAATGTCTGTTAAGCAATGCCACAACTACAACGAATCACGATCGCATCTTCTCAATTCCACAATCAACACATCACTCTGACTACTGAACAACAACATTATCTTTATCGGGTGTTGCGTCTTCAGTCAGGCGATCGCTTTATCGCTATGGATGGGATGGGTAAATGGTGGTTGGCACAGTTAGCAGATACGGAAGCACAAATTTTACAATCAATTACTGTAAAAACAGAGCTACCTATAGCTGTAACGTTAATTATTGCATTGCCGAAAGGAAGCGGATTTGATGAAATTGTCCGATATTGTACGGAATTAGGTGTAACTTGTTTTGTTCCCGTGCTAAGCGATCGCACTTTACTCAATCCCAGTCCCCAAAAATTAGAACGCTGGCAGCGGATAGTGAAAGAAGCTGCGGAACAATCAGAACGGACTACAGTACCAACGATTCTTGAGCCAGTGTCTTTCTGTAGTAGTTTGTCATTGGTAGCTAAGCAGAAATATATCTGCGAGGCGCGTGGTGATTATCCGCATTTGCTCAGTTGCTTAGAAAACAAAGAAGACTGGGAAAGTAACTTTAATGAGGAGAAAACAATTGTAATTGCCACTGGCCCTGAAGGAGGATGGACGGAAACAGAAATTGAGGATGCAATTAAGGCTGGATTCCAACCTGTTTCTTTAGGAAGGCGGATTCTGAGGGCTGTGACAGCACCAATTGTAGCTTTATCCTTGGTTGCGGCTGCTCATGAGATATAAAGGATGTATAAAATTATAGATTTAAAATTTATACATGATTGAGCAAGTTGCTATTGCTTTTCAGGAAAAAGACTATCAAAAAGCCGCAAAGTTACTTAAAGAATTGTCAAAAAAATCATCAACAGACCCTTGGGTACAATTTTATATCGGACGGCTGTATGAAGTATCTGGAAAACGGCAAGAGGCAGAAAAAGTCTATCGACGACTGCTGCAAGATACAACTAATGCTAAAGTTGTCACCCAGGCTAGACAAGGATTGCAGCGACTGTCGGAAATAAAGCAAGAAGAAAGAATCCGCGCGATCGCTCAAGCAACAGTTCATCCTGATGATGCTGGACTAGGTGTATTGATTTTAGAACCCATAAGTAATGAACTGAAAACCCAAGCAGCATCAAAATTTGCTCAGATTATGCAACTAGACTCCTATAGCGCTCGCTTACTCCTACCTAGTCGCGGCTGGCGATTATATCGTAGTGGTGCAGTCGGAGAACTTAAATATTATGGTGAACAGTTGAAGAATGCAGGTATTCCTTGCTTTTGGGCAAAATTAACTGATATCGCCAAAATTCAAGTTTTTCATGTCGAATATTTTACAGAATCAACCCCTACAGCTACTGTTATTTGTCGCAATCAGGCTCATCAACTTGGTTCTCTCAGCTTTGACTGGCAAGAAGTCAAAGGACGAGTACAGGGAATTTTACCAATTTTTGAAGAAGTTGTGGATGTTAATGCCCGCCGCCAATTAGAACGGAAAACTCAAACCCAAGATTATTTTCATTTTTACGATTTACATTTACCAAAAAGACGTTGTATTTTGCGTCTTTATGATCATGGTTACAAATTTCAACAAGGGATAGAAATTACTTCCCTGTCTAGCCAAAATACTATTAGAATTAATTGGAATAATTTACTTAGCTTTCTAGAACAAAAATTATTTCAAATAAAAATTTGGTCAGACTTCACACCATTTGCAGAAACAGCACTAAATCAAACAGAACTGCTGAATAATATTCAATCTCACATACATCTATTTCGCCAAGAAAAAAGTAATTGGGACTCAGCTTTTCAATTATATAGTGGATTAGCTTTTCTTTATGGAGAAGCATAAACACAAAATAATAGTAGGTGTATTCTTCACCTACTATTGTTAAAGTCTTATTTCGCTTATATTAATTAGGTAAGTGGAAACAAGCGTAATGTGAGTTACGAGAAGTCAACAAGCCTGTAAAGGCAAAGCATTTGTATGTGTATCTTGACATCAAAACTGAATGTAATAGTACAAATGCTTTGATCCTACCTAATAATCAATGACAAATGACAGATGACGACCTACTTATTTTGATTTACTAGCAGGGGTTTTTACCTGACGTGCCATCTCCAGGAAAGAATTCATATTCGCTCCGGGACGACGACGACCATTTGTACTAGTAGGCATCAAGTACTTGGGTGCGAAGGTTGTTTCTGTTGGTTGTACATTAGCAACTGCGGGTGCTTTATTTTCTTTTGGCTCTACCGTCACGCCTTCAGCTGTTTGTACTAACTCAACCTGAGCTGCGGGTTCAGGCTTCGCTTCTGCTTTAGCTTTTTTCGCTGACTTAATTGAGGTTTTACGAGAAGGCTTCTTAACATCTTTTGCTCCGTTAGATGTTTCTGGAGCAGCTGCAACTGGTGCTGGTGATTCTTTTGCACCATTACTGTCAGCAACGGCTTTATCAGCTTCACTCTCAGTTAGCTCAGTGACTTTCTCAGCTGCATTCTTTGCAACAGCGGCAACTTTTTCCGCAGCAGCTTTAGCCGCTGCAACTGGTGGTGTAGTTTCTGCGTCTTCCTTAAGTTCCAGATAATAACCATTGTCTTTTTTCTTGCCAGGGAGAAGCCCAGTGATGAATTTCATAATTCCAGTAATTAAATTTTTGATAAAACCGAACATTACAATTTCTCCTGTCTTTTATACCTGAAATTTGAGTACTTTCATTAAAAATTAGAGAAAATTATTACATTTCTTCGAGTTATTACTAGGTTGACCTCAAACTTTTGCAATCAATAATTTTTTTAGGCTCTTCTTACGCGTGAAAGCTAAATCCAGCACCGTTTATCATTTGTTTTTACAAATGACCAAAAAGTAAGTCACGGCGGTCTGGAAAATGCTATAAACTTTTTATCTCAAGGGTTTGGAATTGTTGATACTTAAAATCAATTATTAAATTTTTCGGGATATGAGAGCAACATTCTGAAAGCCAGTTTAACAAAATTTAACATTTACTCTCATTATACGTAATATAAGGGAATAGGCAGGAGAGAACAGGAAACAGGGAACAGAAAAAAAGGATGTAGGCGTGTAGACGATGTTGATTAGGGATATTTCAAAGATATGAATTTCAAAATACTCTTATTTCCTCTTACACCCTCACACCTGATCTGGCAAATCGACTAATTAAACCAGTAACAGGAGTGTCATCGCTAGTATAGGGATAGTGGTAAAGCTCAGTTAGATTTTTTCTAAATTGTATACAATCCTGATTTTGCAGATGGATAAATTAACTGACAGACGTAATCCCGTTGTATTGGTACATGGCATTTTTGACACAGGTCGAGTTTTTGACAAAATGATTCCTTACTTAACCCAAAAGGGTTGGAGTGTATATGACCTGGATTTGATTCCTAATACTGGTCATGGGAGTTTAGATAGTTTGGCCCAGCAAGTTGCTGATTTTGTTGATACTACCTTTGCACCACAACAACTAATAGATTTAGTTGGCTTTAGTATGGGTGGCATTGTCAGCCGTTACTATATCCAACGATTAGGGGGGATAAATAGAGTCCAGAGGTTTGTAACTATTTCCTCACCTCACAATGGTACTTGGGTTGCCTACTGTAATCCAGGTCTTGGCTGTTTACAGATGCGTCCTGACAGTGCTTTTTTACAAGATTTGAATCAGGACGTTGAGATGCTTTCGCAGATCAATTTTACATCTATTTGGACGCCCTATGATTTGATGATTATCCCAGCGAATAGTTCACAAGTACCTGTGGGTCGAGAGGTGATTGTTCCTGTAATGACTCATGCGTGGATGCTAAGTGATGTGCGAAGTTTGTCAGCAGTGGCAGAAGCTTTAACACAACCAGTTGGGGCGATCGCTACACAGCAATTTCCATCAAGTTGGTTACATACCCAGATCGCTAGCAAACCGGGAAAATAGAAAAACTTTACTTTATAGTGAGTAACTATTTTAATCGCTTAATTATAAACTTATAGATAAATCTTGCTATCTCTCAAAGAGATATAAATAGATAAATAAAGATTTTACCTAATTTGAGTCCGAAAAAGTAGTTACAGAAATTGATTAATAAATATATATATCCTTGTACTTATTTACTGAATGTATTAATTAATATTTTTTTTATATTTGTAGATTCTTTTTCCAAGAAAAAATAAGAAAATCTCTCTATAGGGAGATGAAAACGGGAACGCCAATTTTCAGTTGCACGTCTTTTTTCTCTGTTTAGATTTTAGAATAGTCTAGACTTTGGGGAAAAGTGAAGAACTGATTGGACAGTGCCAATTTTGGATTGAGGTAAATTTAAAGTCTGTCTTGAAATGCTTTGAACCTCGCAATCGCTTTCGGGGCTGACGCCAACGCCCCAAGCCCTAGCACCCTAGCGGAAAGCCACTCCGTGTCTACAAACTTTTCGCAAAATCCAAAATTGTTTGACCCCTAATTATTGTCACCATTTTATTTTCTCATCAACCGAAAACTCTAAATATAGGCTTTATTTGTCATGCTAGACTTGACCATCGAAAATTCCCAACTAAATCAGCGACTAGTTGACTCTGGCGATTGGAATATTGTTGAGACGGAGTTTAACTTCACTCAGCTACATCATCAAGAAACAGTTTTCACACTCAGTAATGGATATTTAGGAACCCGGGGGACGTTTGAAGAAGGGTATCCCCAGGATTGTCCAGCAACTTTGATTCATGGGGTGTATGATGACGTGGCGATCGCTTCAACAGAGTTGGTAAACTGCCCCAATTGGCTACCCCTAACCATCAAAGTAGCTGGAGAAAAATTTCGCATGGACTGTGGTGAAATTCTCTGCTACGAACGTCGACTTGATTTACGTTTGGGTATAGTGAGTCGGGACGTACGATGGCGTAGTCCGGCTGGGCATACCTTAGAATTTCATTTTGAAAGGTTTGCCAGTCTAGCAAATCAACATTTTTTAGCAATCAGATGTCAGATTACATCAGTAGATTTTGAAGGTGAAGTTGAAGTAGAAGTTGGATTTCACCCCGAACCCCACACCCAAGGAGTCAAACATTGGCAAACCTT
Above is a genomic segment from Fischerella sp. JS2 containing:
- the ftsH gene encoding ATP-dependent zinc metalloprotease FtsH is translated as MRSFEKKVSKKQRPTKRTALAGALVAGLMILPGFVEGTPPALAQKAEQQQDNNTLTYGKLLQKIENGEVARVDLDETEKVADVYLKGTENAQPLRVKLLDQNPELIAQLKAKRVEFDEVSSANSRAAVGLLLNLMWILPLVALMLLFLRRSTNASSQAMNFGKSRARFQMEAKTGIKFDDVAGIEEAKEELQEVVTFLKQPEKFTAVGARIPKGVLLVGPPGTGKTLLAKAIAGEAAVPFFSISGSEFVEMFVGVGASRVRDLFKKAKDNAPCLIFIDEIDAVGRQRGAGIGGGNDEREQTLNQLLTEMDGFEGNTGIIIIAATNRPDVLDAALLRPGRFDRQVIVDAPDRKGRLEILKVHARNKKVDPAVSLEVVARRTPGFTGADLANLLNEAAILTARRRKDSITQIEIDDAIDRLTIGLTLNPLLDSNKKRLIAYHEVGHALLATLLPHADPLNKVTIIPRSGGVGGFSQQILNEEMIDSGLYTRAWIQDNITMTLGGKAAEAEVFGESEVTGGASNDLKMVTNLARKMVTMYGMSDLGLVALETQNSDVFLGRDWVNRNEYSEEMATKIDRQVREMAISCYQQARKIIRENRALVDRLVDLLVEQETIEGEQFRKIVAEYTQLPEKQQLVVSS
- a CDS encoding NADPH-dependent FMN reductase; translation: MVKIVGIGGSLRADSYSQIALRLAAQRVEALGAEVEILDLREMQLPFCNGEQEYPDYPDVQKLQYAVSRADGLILATPEYHGSISGVLKNALDLMSFEQLSGKVTGLISVLGGQPNSNALNDLRIIMRWVHGWVIPEQIAIGQAWKAFSPEGKLLDEKLAQRFDQFAQSLVDNTRKLREVD
- the dacB gene encoding D-alanyl-D-alanine carboxypeptidase/D-alanyl-D-alanine endopeptidase, producing the protein MPQKSSCIFLLLFFSIHIGINQQLAKAQTPTPTAPLCPAQLKTTIDAVTNRPLFNRVRWGILVQNLGSNQTLYSQDAQKYFTPASNTKLLTTAAALEQLGENYRFRTSIYRGSNNFLYVVGRGDPSLTDAQLRLLAKQLKQKGITQIQHLVIDDRQIRGDLVPSSWQWEDIYSDYGAPVSSVILNQNTFSFNLLPQTLGKPALISWTDANEAKQWRVINQSVTTAQNQPTSINVTRELSGNVLRIQGQVAANSQPYLVTLPVVDPNYYFLRRFRSALAAEKITLGRTSVGIYANNQQEVAAVLSPPLSQLLIETNQNSNNLYAEALLRALAIKKPPLPNQATADAALEVLKTTLTQMEVDSSSYALVDGSGLSRKNLISPEALVQTLQAMAKLPQAAVFRASLPVAGVSGTLKNRFHNTPAAGIVQAKTGTLTGAISLSGYINPPKYRPLVFSIIVNQTEQPASIVRKAMDEIVVSLAQLQRCE
- a CDS encoding 16S rRNA (uracil(1498)-N(3))-methyltransferase codes for the protein MPQLQRITIASSQFHNQHITLTTEQQHYLYRVLRLQSGDRFIAMDGMGKWWLAQLADTEAQILQSITVKTELPIAVTLIIALPKGSGFDEIVRYCTELGVTCFVPVLSDRTLLNPSPQKLERWQRIVKEAAEQSERTTVPTILEPVSFCSSLSLVAKQKYICEARGDYPHLLSCLENKEDWESNFNEEKTIVIATGPEGGWTETEIEDAIKAGFQPVSLGRRILRAVTAPIVALSLVAAAHEI
- a CDS encoding tetratricopeptide repeat protein codes for the protein MIEQVAIAFQEKDYQKAAKLLKELSKKSSTDPWVQFYIGRLYEVSGKRQEAEKVYRRLLQDTTNAKVVTQARQGLQRLSEIKQEERIRAIAQATVHPDDAGLGVLILEPISNELKTQAASKFAQIMQLDSYSARLLLPSRGWRLYRSGAVGELKYYGEQLKNAGIPCFWAKLTDIAKIQVFHVEYFTESTPTATVICRNQAHQLGSLSFDWQEVKGRVQGILPIFEEVVDVNARRQLERKTQTQDYFHFYDLHLPKRRCILRLYDHGYKFQQGIEITSLSSQNTIRINWNNLLSFLEQKLFQIKIWSDFTPFAETALNQTELLNNIQSHIHLFRQEKSNWDSAFQLYSGLAFLYGEA
- a CDS encoding triacylglycerol lipase, with the protein product MDKLTDRRNPVVLVHGIFDTGRVFDKMIPYLTQKGWSVYDLDLIPNTGHGSLDSLAQQVADFVDTTFAPQQLIDLVGFSMGGIVSRYYIQRLGGINRVQRFVTISSPHNGTWVAYCNPGLGCLQMRPDSAFLQDLNQDVEMLSQINFTSIWTPYDLMIIPANSSQVPVGREVIVPVMTHAWMLSDVRSLSAVAEALTQPVGAIATQQFPSSWLHTQIASKPGK